The following coding sequences lie in one Arabidopsis thaliana chromosome 3, partial sequence genomic window:
- a CDS encoding ATP-dependent caseinolytic (Clp) protease/crotonase family protein (ATP-dependent caseinolytic (Clp) protease/crotonase family protein; FUNCTIONS IN: catalytic activity; INVOLVED IN: metabolic process; EXPRESSED IN: 22 plant structures; EXPRESSED DURING: 13 growth stages; CONTAINS InterPro DOMAIN/s: Crotonase, core (InterPro:IPR001753); BEST Arabidopsis thaliana protein match is: ATP-dependent caseinolytic (Clp) protease/crotonase family protein (TAIR:AT4G31810.1); Has 26588 Blast hits to 26575 proteins in 2095 species: Archae - 389; Bacteria - 18495; Metazoa - 1137; Fungi - 715; Plants - 561; Viruses - 0; Other Eukaryotes - 5291 (source: NCBI BLink).) — protein sequence MHNAKGLLGRIVRDKLWRFGYRRSLCSLKLTSEDLDYQVLVEGSGCSRTAILNRPPALNALTTHMGYRLQKLYKNWEEDPNIGFVMMKGSGRAFCAGGDIVSLYHLRTRGSPDAIREFFSSLYSFIYLLGTYLKPHVAILNGVTMGGGTGVSIPGTFRVATDRTIFATPETIIGFHPDAGASFNLSHLPGRLGEYLGLTGLKLSGAEMLACGLATHYIRSEEVPVMEEQLKKLLTDDPSVVESCLEKCAEVAHPEKTGVIRRIDLLEKCFSHDTVEEIIDSLEIEASRRKDTWCITTLRRLKESSPLSLKVALRSIREGRLQTLDQCLIREYRMSLQGLIGPMSGNFCEGVRARLIDKDEAPKWDPPSLEKVSEDMVDDYFCALTPTEPDLDLPVKLRESI from the exons ATGCATAACGCGAAGGGATTGTTGGGACGAATCGTTCGAGATAAGCTATGGAGATTTGGTTATCGGAGGAGCTTGTGCTCGCTTAAATTGACTTCCGAGGATCTTGATTACCAG GTTCTCGTTGAAGGAAGTGGTTGTTCCCGTACTGCGATTCTCAATAGACCACCTGCTCTCAATGCACTCACCACTCACATG GGATATAGGTTGCAGAAACTTTATAAGAATTGGGAAGAAGATCCAAATATTGGGTTTGTGATGATGAAG GGGAGTGGAAGGGCATTTTGTGCTGGTGGTGATATTGTGTCTCTCTACCATTTAAGAACGAGAG GTAGCCCGGATGCTATTAGGGAGTTTTTCTCGAGTTTGTATAGTTTTATATACTTGCTAGGCACATATCTAAAGCCACAT GTGGCAATTCTTAACGGTGTTACTATGGGAGGCGGAACTGGAGTTTCGATACCTGGGACATTTCGTGTAGCTACTGATAGAACT ATTTTTGCTACCCCTGAAACAATCATCGGTTTTCATCCTGATGCTGGTGCTTCTTTTAACCTCTCCCACTTACCTGGTCGCTTAG GGGAGTATCTGGGTCTGACTGGGTTAAAGCTCAGTGGGGCAGAAATGTTGGCATGTGGCCTTGCTACACATTATATTAGAAGTGAG GAGGTTCCTGTAATGGAAGAACAGCTCAAGAAGCTGCTCACTGATGATCCTTCTGTTGTTGAGTCATGCTTAGAAAAATGTGCAGAAGTTGCCCATCCGGAAAAGACTGGTGTTATTCgtag GATCGATTTACTTGAAAAATGCTTTAGCCATGACACAGTAGAAGAAATTATTGATTCTTTG GAAATCGAGGCTAGTAGAAGAAAAGATACATGGTGCATTACGACTCTACGTAGACTTAAAGAAAGCTCACCGTTATCTTTGAAGGTGGCATTGAGATCT ATCCGGGAAGGAAGATTACAAACACTTGACCAATGCTTAATCCGAGAGTACAGAATGTCGCTACAAGGATTAATCGGGCCAATGTCCGGCAATTTTTGTGAG GGAGTACGAGCTCGATTGATAGACAAGGATGAAGCACCAAAG TGGGATCCACCGAGCTTGGAGAAAGTATCAGAGGACATGGTTGATGATTACTTCTGTGCCTTGACTCCCACGGAACCTGATCTTGACCTTCCTGTCAAACTCAGAGAAAGCATTTAG
- a CDS encoding ATP-dependent caseinolytic (Clp) protease/crotonase family protein (ATP-dependent caseinolytic (Clp) protease/crotonase family protein; FUNCTIONS IN: catalytic activity; INVOLVED IN: metabolic process; EXPRESSED IN: 22 plant structures; EXPRESSED DURING: 13 growth stages; CONTAINS InterPro DOMAIN/s: Crotonase, core (InterPro:IPR001753); BEST Arabidopsis thaliana protein match is: ATP-dependent caseinolytic (Clp) protease/crotonase family protein (TAIR:AT4G31810.1).) has translation MHNAKGLLGRIVRDKLWRFGYRRSLCSLKLTSEDLDYQVLVEGSGCSRTAILNRPPALNALTTHMGYRLQKLYKNWEEDPNIGFVMMKGSGRAFCAGGDIVSLYHLRTRGSPDAIREFFSSLYSFIYLLGTYLKPHVAILNGVTMGGGTGVSIPGTFRVATDRTIFATPETIIGFHPDAGASFNLSHLPGRLGEYLGLTGLKLSGAEMLACGLATHYIRSEEVPVMEEQLKKLLTDDPSVVESCLEKCAEVAHPEKTGVIRRIDLLEKCFSHDTVEEIIDSLVSFFTNDSASMTISVTRSNSVLGHQEIEASRRKDTWCITTLRRLKESSPLSLKVALRSIREGRLQTLDQCLIREYRMSLQGLIGPMSGNFCEGVRARLIDKDEAPKWDPPSLEKVSEDMVDDYFCALTPTEPDLDLPVKLRESI, from the exons ATGCATAACGCGAAGGGATTGTTGGGACGAATCGTTCGAGATAAGCTATGGAGATTTGGTTATCGGAGGAGCTTGTGCTCGCTTAAATTGACTTCCGAGGATCTTGATTACCAG GTTCTCGTTGAAGGAAGTGGTTGTTCCCGTACTGCGATTCTCAATAGACCACCTGCTCTCAATGCACTCACCACTCACATG GGATATAGGTTGCAGAAACTTTATAAGAATTGGGAAGAAGATCCAAATATTGGGTTTGTGATGATGAAG GGGAGTGGAAGGGCATTTTGTGCTGGTGGTGATATTGTGTCTCTCTACCATTTAAGAACGAGAG GTAGCCCGGATGCTATTAGGGAGTTTTTCTCGAGTTTGTATAGTTTTATATACTTGCTAGGCACATATCTAAAGCCACAT GTGGCAATTCTTAACGGTGTTACTATGGGAGGCGGAACTGGAGTTTCGATACCTGGGACATTTCGTGTAGCTACTGATAGAACT ATTTTTGCTACCCCTGAAACAATCATCGGTTTTCATCCTGATGCTGGTGCTTCTTTTAACCTCTCCCACTTACCTGGTCGCTTAG GGGAGTATCTGGGTCTGACTGGGTTAAAGCTCAGTGGGGCAGAAATGTTGGCATGTGGCCTTGCTACACATTATATTAGAAGTGAG GAGGTTCCTGTAATGGAAGAACAGCTCAAGAAGCTGCTCACTGATGATCCTTCTGTTGTTGAGTCATGCTTAGAAAAATGTGCAGAAGTTGCCCATCCGGAAAAGACTGGTGTTATTCgtag GATCGATTTACTTGAAAAATGCTTTAGCCATGACACAGTAGAAGAAATTATTGATTCTTTGGTAAGTTTCTTTACGAATGATTCTGCGAGTATGACCATCTCGGTCACTAGAAGTAACAGTGTTTTGGGTCACCAGGAAATCGAGGCTAGTAGAAGAAAAGATACATGGTGCATTACGACTCTACGTAGACTTAAAGAAAGCTCACCGTTATCTTTGAAGGTGGCATTGAGATCT ATCCGGGAAGGAAGATTACAAACACTTGACCAATGCTTAATCCGAGAGTACAGAATGTCGCTACAAGGATTAATCGGGCCAATGTCCGGCAATTTTTGTGAG GGAGTACGAGCTCGATTGATAGACAAGGATGAAGCACCAAAG TGGGATCCACCGAGCTTGGAGAAAGTATCAGAGGACATGGTTGATGATTACTTCTGTGCCTTGACTCCCACGGAACCTGATCTTGACCTTCCTGTCAAACTCAGAGAAAGCATTTAG
- a CDS encoding ATP-dependent caseinolytic (Clp) protease/crotonase family protein (ATP-dependent caseinolytic (Clp) protease/crotonase family protein; FUNCTIONS IN: catalytic activity; INVOLVED IN: metabolic process; EXPRESSED IN: 22 plant structures; EXPRESSED DURING: 13 growth stages; CONTAINS InterPro DOMAIN/s: Crotonase, core (InterPro:IPR001753); BEST Arabidopsis thaliana protein match is: ATP-dependent caseinolytic (Clp) protease/crotonase family protein (TAIR:AT4G31810.1); Has 35333 Blast hits to 34131 proteins in 2444 species: Archae - 798; Bacteria - 22429; Metazoa - 974; Fungi - 991; Plants - 531; Viruses - 0; Other Eukaryotes - 9610 (source: NCBI BLink).): MHNAKGLLGRIVRDKLWRFGYRRSLCSLKLTSEDLDYQVLVEGSGCSRTAILNRPPALNALTTHMGYRLQKLYKNWEEDPNIGFVMMKGSGRAFCAGGDIVSLYHLRTRGSPDAIREFFSSLYSFIYLLGTYLKPHVAILNGVTMGGGTGVSIPGTFRVATDRTIFATPETIIGFHPDAGASFNLSHLPGRLGEYLGLTGLKLSGAEMLACGLATHYIRSEEVPVMEEQLKKLLTDDPSVVESCLEKCAEVAHPEKTGVIRRIDLLEKCFSHDTVEEIIDSLEIEASRRKDTWCITTLRRLKESSPLSLKVALRSLL; encoded by the exons ATGCATAACGCGAAGGGATTGTTGGGACGAATCGTTCGAGATAAGCTATGGAGATTTGGTTATCGGAGGAGCTTGTGCTCGCTTAAATTGACTTCCGAGGATCTTGATTACCAG GTTCTCGTTGAAGGAAGTGGTTGTTCCCGTACTGCGATTCTCAATAGACCACCTGCTCTCAATGCACTCACCACTCACATG GGATATAGGTTGCAGAAACTTTATAAGAATTGGGAAGAAGATCCAAATATTGGGTTTGTGATGATGAAG GGGAGTGGAAGGGCATTTTGTGCTGGTGGTGATATTGTGTCTCTCTACCATTTAAGAACGAGAG GTAGCCCGGATGCTATTAGGGAGTTTTTCTCGAGTTTGTATAGTTTTATATACTTGCTAGGCACATATCTAAAGCCACAT GTGGCAATTCTTAACGGTGTTACTATGGGAGGCGGAACTGGAGTTTCGATACCTGGGACATTTCGTGTAGCTACTGATAGAACT ATTTTTGCTACCCCTGAAACAATCATCGGTTTTCATCCTGATGCTGGTGCTTCTTTTAACCTCTCCCACTTACCTGGTCGCTTAG GGGAGTATCTGGGTCTGACTGGGTTAAAGCTCAGTGGGGCAGAAATGTTGGCATGTGGCCTTGCTACACATTATATTAGAAGTGAG GAGGTTCCTGTAATGGAAGAACAGCTCAAGAAGCTGCTCACTGATGATCCTTCTGTTGTTGAGTCATGCTTAGAAAAATGTGCAGAAGTTGCCCATCCGGAAAAGACTGGTGTTATTCgtag GATCGATTTACTTGAAAAATGCTTTAGCCATGACACAGTAGAAGAAATTATTGATTCTTTG GAAATCGAGGCTAGTAGAAGAAAAGATACATGGTGCATTACGACTCTACGTAGACTTAAAGAAAGCTCACCGTTATCTTTGAAGGTGGCATTGAGATCT CTTCTTTAA
- a CDS encoding zinc ion-binding protein (unknown protein; BEST Arabidopsis thaliana protein match is: unknown protein (TAIR:AT1G02070.1); Has 107 Blast hits to 107 proteins in 14 species: Archae - 0; Bacteria - 0; Metazoa - 0; Fungi - 0; Plants - 107; Viruses - 0; Other Eukaryotes - 0 (source: NCBI BLink).) has protein sequence MVDLERRVCCMCGDVGFFDKLFHCSKCLNRFQHSYCSSYYKEQADPIKICDWCQCEAKSRTGAKHGVNGGSSKRSYRSEYSSPHHQIKQQEINQTTSSSIPPAADKGKTGVPSPRPATRRYKLLKDVMC, from the exons atggtgGATCTTGAAAGAAGAGTGTGTTGCATGTGTGGTGATGTGGGATTCTTCGACAAGCTCTTTCACTGCAGCAAGTGCCTTAATCGCTTTCAACACTC GTACTGTAGTAGCTATTACAAAGAGCAAGCTGATCCAATCAAGATCTGTGATTGGTGTCAGTGTGAAGCAAAAAGTCGAACCGGAGCAAAACACGGTGTTAATGGTGGATCGTCTAAGAGATCGTACCGGTCGGAATATTCTTCACCTCATCACCAAATCAAACAGCAAGAGATTAACCAAACCACTAGTAGTAGTATTCCTCCAGCAGCCGACAAGGGAAAAACTGGCGTGCCTTCTCCTAGACCGGCCACTCGTAGGTACAAGCTTCTCAAGGATGTTATGTGTTAG
- a CDS encoding zinc ion-binding protein, protein MCVIYSSSCIFTAYNTDLDRSRRYCSSYYKEQADPIKICDWCQCEAKSRTGAKHGVNGGSSKRSYRSEYSSPHHQIKQQEINQTTSSSIPPAADKGKTGVPSPRPATRRYKLLKDVMC, encoded by the exons ATGTGTGTAATTTACTCATCATCATGCATATTTACAGCATATAATACAGATTTAGATCGCAGTAGACG GTACTGTAGTAGCTATTACAAAGAGCAAGCTGATCCAATCAAGATCTGTGATTGGTGTCAGTGTGAAGCAAAAAGTCGAACCGGAGCAAAACACGGTGTTAATGGTGGATCGTCTAAGAGATCGTACCGGTCGGAATATTCTTCACCTCATCACCAAATCAAACAGCAAGAGATTAACCAAACCACTAGTAGTAGTATTCCTCCAGCAGCCGACAAGGGAAAAACTGGCGTGCCTTCTCCTAGACCGGCCACTCGTAGGTACAAGCTTCTCAAGGATGTTATGTGTTAG
- the GATA4 gene encoding GATA transcription factor 4 (GATA transcription factor 4 (GATA4); CONTAINS InterPro DOMAIN/s: Zinc finger, NHR/GATA-type (InterPro:IPR013088), Transcription factor, GATA, plant (InterPro:IPR016679), Zinc finger, GATA-type (InterPro:IPR000679); BEST Arabidopsis thaliana protein match is: GATA transcription factor 2 (TAIR:AT2G45050.1); Has 1515 Blast hits to 1478 proteins in 168 species: Archae - 0; Bacteria - 0; Metazoa - 43; Fungi - 592; Plants - 818; Viruses - 0; Other Eukaryotes - 62 (source: NCBI BLink).), whose protein sequence is MDVYGMSSPDLLRIDDLLDFSNDEIFSSSSTVTSSAASSAASSENPFSFPSSTYTSPTLLTDFTHDLCVPSDDAAHLEWLSRFVDDSFSDFPANPLTMTVRPEISFTGKPRSRRSRAPAPSVAGTWAPMSESELCHSVAKPKPKKVYNAESVTADGARRCTHCASEKTPQWRTGPLGPKTLCNACGVRYKSGRLVPEYRPASSPTFVLTQHSNSHRKVMELRRQKEQQESCVRIPPFQPQ, encoded by the exons ATGGACGTCTACGGCATGTCTTCACCGGACTTGCTTCGTATCGACGACCTTCTCGATTTCTCCAACGACgaaatcttctcttcctcttccaccgTCACTTCCTCCGCCGCTTCCTCCGCCGCTTCTTCCGAAAACCCTTTCAGCTTTCCTTCTTCCACCTACACTTCTCCTACTCTCCTCACCGACTTCACTCACGATCTCTGCGTTCCC AGTGACGACGCAGCTCATCTCGAATGGTTATCGCGATTCGTTGACGATTCATTCTCCGATTTCCCAGCAAATCCTTTAACCATGACCGTTAGACCCGAGATTTCATTCACCGGAAAACCTAGAAGTCGCCGATCAAGAGCACCAGCACCTTCCGTAGCTGGAACTTGGGCTCCGATGTCTGAATCAGAGCTTTGTCACTCCGTCGCTAAACCTAAACCGAAGAAAGTCTACAACGCTGAATCGGTTACGGCGGATGGAGCGAGGCGGTGCACGCACTGTGCCTCGGAGAAAACGCCACAGTGGAGAACTGGACCGCTTGGACCTAAAACACTTTGTAACGCTTGTGGAGTTCGTTACAAATCAGGGAGGCTTGTACCGGAATACAGACCGGCGTCGAGTCCGACGTTTGTATTGACTCAGCATTCGAACTCTCATCGGAAAGTTATGGAGCTCCGGCGACAGAAGGAACAACAAGAATCTTGCGTTCGAATTCCGCCGTTTCAGCCGCAGTAA
- a CDS encoding Preprotein translocase Sec, Sec61-beta subunit protein, with protein sequence MVGGGAPQRGSAAATASMRRRKPAGGSSSAGGGAGTMLQFYTDDAPGLKISPNVVLIMSIGFIAFVAVLHVMGKLYFVKSK encoded by the coding sequence ATGGTTGGTGGTGGAGCTCCACAGAGAGGAAGTGCAGCTGCAACTGCAAGcatgaggaggaggaagccTGCTGGTGGCAGCAGCAGCGCCGGTGGTGGAGCTGGAACAATGCTTCAGTTCTACACAGACGACGCGCCTGGTCTCAAGATATCTCCAAATGTTGTTCTTATCATGAGCATTGGTTTCATTGCTTTTGTAGCTGTTCTTCATGTCATGGGTAAGCTCTATTTTGTCAAGAGCAAATGA
- the CYCP3;2 gene encoding cyclin p3;2 (cyclin p3;2 (CYCP3;2); CONTAINS InterPro DOMAIN/s: Negative regulatory factor PREG (InterPro:IPR012389), Cyclin-like (InterPro:IPR011028), Cyclin-related 2 (InterPro:IPR013922); BEST Arabidopsis thaliana protein match is: cyclin p3;1 (TAIR:AT2G45080.1); Has 1360 Blast hits to 1354 proteins in 218 species: Archae - 0; Bacteria - 18; Metazoa - 236; Fungi - 630; Plants - 217; Viruses - 0; Other Eukaryotes - 259 (source: NCBI BLink).) gives MAVSNSLTISPRKLRSDLYSYSYQNNSKTPLVISVLSSLIDRTLTRNERISRRALPSSGAGGKTQIFDCREIPDMTIQSYLGRIFRYTKAGPSVYVVAYVYIDRFCQTNPGFRISLTNVHRLLITTIMIASKYVEDLNYRNSYFAKVGGLETEDLNKLELEFLFLMGFKLHVNVSVFESYCCHLEREVSFGGGYQIEKALRCAEEIKSRQMIIQDPKHHHHHHQLARILL, from the exons ATGGCCGTTTCGAATTCTTTAACAATCTCTCCGAGGAAACTCCGGTCTGATCTTTACTCATACTCATACCAAAACAATTCCAAGACACCTCTGGTTATCTCTGTTCTATCGTCACTGATTGATCGAACTCTGACTCGAAACGAGAGGATTAGCCGGAGAGCTTTGCCTTCCTCCGGCGCCGGTGGCAAAACTCAGATCTTTGATTGCCGAGAAATCCCTGATATGACCATCCAGTCATACCTAGGGAGAATTTTCCGGTACACTAAAGCCGGTCCTTCGGTTTACGTGGTGGCTTATGTCTACATTGACCGGTTCTGTCAAACCAATCCCGGTTTTAGAATCAGTCTCACTAATGTACATCGTCTACTCATCACTACCATCATGATCGCTTCTAAATACGTCGAAGATTT GAACTATAGGAATTCATATTTTGCGAAAGTAGGTGGACTAGAGACAGAGGATTTGAATAAGTTAGAGTTAgagtttctgttcttgatggGATTTAAGCTACATGTGAATGTGAGTGTGTTCGAGAGTTATTGTTGTCATCTTGAAAGAGAGGTTAGCTTTGGAGGAGGTTATCAGATCGAGAAGGCATTGCGTTGCGCTGAGGAAATCAAATCCAGACAAATGATCATTCAAGATCctaaacatcatcatcatcatcatcagcttgCTCGAATCTTGTTGTAG
- a CDS encoding uncharacterized protein (unknown protein; Has 1 Blast hits to 1 proteins in 1 species: Archae - 0; Bacteria - 0; Metazoa - 0; Fungi - 0; Plants - 1; Viruses - 0; Other Eukaryotes - 0 (source: NCBI BLink).) has product METLRDSKLSMEKSLQILRSITLLVFYSIQEKHGAEVEKMRTDLDIETGTNKSIQAMDDHTKRLCTALHEIGAQTEVAKREHMHHLRLQSHEVPLLALGFVLNCSI; this is encoded by the coding sequence ATGGAAACACTTCGAGACTCAAAGCTGTCAATGGAGAAATCATTACAAATTCTCAGGAGCATCACTTTACTGGTGTTCTACTCAATACAGGAAAAACATGGCGCCGAGGTGGAGAAGATGAGAACCGATCTTGATATTGAAACGGGCACAAACAAAAGTATCCAGGCAATGGATGATCACACAAAAAGGCTATGCACGGCACTTCATGAGATTGGAGCTCAAACTGAAGTTGCAAAACGCGAGCACATGCATCATCTACGGCTCCAATCTCATGAAGTCCCGCTGTTAGCACTCGGATTTGTTCTCAATTGTAGCATCTAA
- the EXPB5 gene encoding expansin B5 (expansin B5 (EXPB5); INVOLVED IN: plant-type cell wall modification involved in multidimensional cell growth, unidimensional cell growth, plant-type cell wall loosening; LOCATED IN: endomembrane system, extracellular region; EXPRESSED IN: 21 plant structures; EXPRESSED DURING: 14 growth stages; CONTAINS InterPro DOMAIN/s: Pollen allergen, N-terminal (InterPro:IPR014734), Rare lipoprotein A (InterPro:IPR005132), Pollen allergen/expansin, C-terminal (InterPro:IPR007117), Barwin-related endoglucanase (InterPro:IPR009009), Major pollen allergen Lol pI (InterPro:IPR005795), Expansin/Lol pI (InterPro:IPR007118), Expansin 45, endoglucanase-like (InterPro:IPR007112); BEST Arabidopsis thaliana protein match is: expansin B4 (TAIR:AT2G45110.1); Has 1985 Blast hits to 1982 proteins in 144 species: Archae - 0; Bacteria - 10; Metazoa - 1; Fungi - 27; Plants - 1928; Viruses - 0; Other Eukaryotes - 19 (source: NCBI BLink).) translates to MASSSLKCFSFIVVLTTFFAISLKPCYCHNKTHWNTAGITWYGDREGPGTTGGACGYGDAVAKHPYRCMVSAGGPSLFKDGKGCGACYRLKCDHPLCTKKPIKVMISDECPGCTKESVHFDLSGKAFGALAKRGKGDQLRNLGELKVSYKRACCKHPKTMIAIHVDAGANPYYMSFAVKFANGDGNFACIEVQPAGGQYMKMEEMRSAVWRLSPGVPLKGPFNIRLTSAVSGKKIIAKGVIPEKWSPGAIYHSKVNFPVQRKQK, encoded by the exons ATGGCTTCCTCATCTctcaaatgtttttcttttatcgtTGTTCTTACAACTTTCTTTGCAATCTCATTGAAGCCATGTTATTGCCACAATAAAACCCACTGGAACACCGCCGGCATCACGTGGTATGGCGACCGAGAAGGTCCTGGCACCACAG GAGGAGCTTGTGGATATGGTGATGCAGTGGCAAAACACCCGTACAGATGTATGGTTTCAGCCGGAGGACCTTCATTGTTCAAAGACGGAAAGGGTTGTGGGGCTTGTTACAGG CTTAAATGCGACCATCCGTTGTGCACGAAAAAGCCGATCAAGGTGATGATATCGGATGAGTGTCCCGGCTGCACGAAGGAGTCTGTCCATTTTGATCTTAGCGGTAAGGCCTTTGGTGCATTGGCCAAACGTGGCAAGGGAGATCAACTACGCAACCTTGGAGAACTAAAAGTTAGTTACAAACG TGCATGTTGCAAACACCCGAAGACTATGATCGCTATCCATGTCGACGCCGGAGCAAATCCTTACTACATGTCATTCGCGGTTAAGTTTGCAAACGGTGATGGGAACTTCGCCTGCATTGAGGTCCAACCGGCCGGAGGACAGTATATGAAAATGGAGGAAATGAGATCCGCTGTTTGGAGACTAAGCCCTGGTGTTCCTTTGAAAGGTCCGTTCAACATCAGGCTTACCTCCGCCGTGTCCGGTAAGAAGATCATTGCGAAAGGCGTTATCCCGGAAAAGTGGAGTCCTGGTGCTATTTACCATTCTAAGGTTAACTTCCCCGTTCAAAGGAAGCagaaatga
- the EXPB5 gene encoding expansin B5 — translation MYTGGACGYGDAVAKHPYRCMVSAGGPSLFKDGKGCGACYRLKCDHPLCTKKPIKVMISDECPGCTKESVHFDLSGKAFGALAKRGKGDQLRNLGELKVSYKRACCKHPKTMIAIHVDAGANPYYMSFAVKFANGDGNFACIEVQPAGGQYMKMEEMRSAVWRLSPGVPLKGPFNIRLTSAVSGKKIIAKGVIPEKWSPGAIYHSKVNFPVQRKQK, via the exons ATGTACACAGGAGGAGCTTGTGGATATGGTGATGCAGTGGCAAAACACCCGTACAGATGTATGGTTTCAGCCGGAGGACCTTCATTGTTCAAAGACGGAAAGGGTTGTGGGGCTTGTTACAGG CTTAAATGCGACCATCCGTTGTGCACGAAAAAGCCGATCAAGGTGATGATATCGGATGAGTGTCCCGGCTGCACGAAGGAGTCTGTCCATTTTGATCTTAGCGGTAAGGCCTTTGGTGCATTGGCCAAACGTGGCAAGGGAGATCAACTACGCAACCTTGGAGAACTAAAAGTTAGTTACAAACG TGCATGTTGCAAACACCCGAAGACTATGATCGCTATCCATGTCGACGCCGGAGCAAATCCTTACTACATGTCATTCGCGGTTAAGTTTGCAAACGGTGATGGGAACTTCGCCTGCATTGAGGTCCAACCGGCCGGAGGACAGTATATGAAAATGGAGGAAATGAGATCCGCTGTTTGGAGACTAAGCCCTGGTGTTCCTTTGAAAGGTCCGTTCAACATCAGGCTTACCTCCGCCGTGTCCGGTAAGAAGATCATTGCGAAAGGCGTTATCCCGGAAAAGTGGAGTCCTGGTGCTATTTACCATTCTAAGGTTAACTTCCCCGTTCAAAGGAAGCagaaatga